Proteins encoded within one genomic window of Microbacterium sp. zg-B185:
- a CDS encoding gamma-glutamyl-gamma-aminobutyrate hydrolase family protein: protein MIGLTTYLEQARQGVWDVRAAFLPHVYFDAVAASGGVAVLLPPQPNPELAASVVLDGLDGLILTGGLDVQPELYGAERHPSTDPPRPDRDAWELALFRGADERRIPVLAICRGLQLVNVARGGTLQQHLPESMGTDRYRLGGGVFASNTVAVDDGTALAGVVGAGELAVHSYHHQGIDRLGDGLVVTARTDDGLVQAVESTGDGYLLGVQWHPEQDTEDRRLFAGLVAQASRYAASRSVAAPPEREPTLEAMP, encoded by the coding sequence GTGATCGGCCTGACGACGTATCTCGAGCAGGCCAGGCAGGGCGTGTGGGATGTCCGCGCCGCCTTCCTCCCGCACGTCTACTTCGACGCGGTCGCCGCCTCGGGCGGGGTGGCGGTGCTGCTGCCGCCCCAGCCCAACCCCGAGCTGGCGGCATCCGTCGTGCTGGACGGGCTGGACGGACTCATCCTGACCGGCGGGCTGGACGTGCAGCCCGAGCTGTACGGCGCGGAGCGGCATCCCTCCACCGACCCACCGCGCCCCGACCGGGACGCATGGGAACTGGCGCTGTTCCGGGGCGCCGACGAGCGACGCATCCCGGTGCTGGCGATCTGCCGGGGTCTGCAGCTGGTCAACGTCGCCCGCGGCGGGACTCTCCAGCAGCACCTGCCTGAGTCCATGGGCACCGACCGTTACCGCCTCGGCGGCGGCGTCTTCGCCTCCAACACCGTGGCCGTCGACGACGGCACCGCTCTGGCCGGCGTGGTCGGTGCGGGCGAACTGGCCGTCCACAGCTACCACCACCAGGGCATCGACCGTCTCGGCGACGGCCTCGTGGTCACCGCGCGCACCGACGATGGACTCGTCCAGGCCGTCGAGTCCACCGGGGACGGATACCTGCTGGGCGTGCAGTGGCACCCGGAGCAGGACACCGAGGACCGACGGCTCTTCGCGGGGCTGGTCGCCCAGGCATCCCGGTATGCCGCGTCGCGATCCGTCGCCGCGCCGCCCGAGCGCGAACCCACACTGGAGGCGATGCCGTGA
- the radA gene encoding DNA repair protein RadA, which translates to MATRRTTATAPYRCTECGWTALKWVGRCGECQQWGTVVEASEPTGLNRAVTAVTPGTDRVARPITAIDSRDTPRRTTGVGEFDRVLGGGIVPGAAILLSGEPGVGKSTLLLEVAAASARAGRRVLYASAEESTGQVRLRAERTGALHDELYLAAETDLATILGHIDQVQPELLIVDSVQTVSSSLSEGMAGHPSQVREVASTLIRVAKDRGLPVVLVGHVTKDGSIAGPRILEHLVDVVCQFEGDRQTSLRFVRALKNRFGPTDEVGCFDMTGAGIAEVADPSALFLGHGSPEPGTCVAIALEGRRALPVEVQALTIQTTAPNPRRIVNGVDGARVAMVLAVLEKKARIVTSNLDVYVSTVGGVRFTEPAADLAIAIAVAGSVRNQSVPKTLAAIGELSLAGEIRPVTQTAQRRSEAARLGYSEFIDNRSRTLRGALDDVRARSRADPGGDVPEF; encoded by the coding sequence ATGGCCACCCGACGCACGACCGCGACCGCGCCGTACCGGTGCACCGAGTGCGGCTGGACCGCGCTGAAGTGGGTGGGTCGCTGCGGTGAGTGCCAGCAGTGGGGCACGGTGGTTGAAGCATCCGAGCCGACCGGCCTGAACCGCGCCGTGACCGCCGTCACTCCCGGAACCGACCGCGTCGCGCGCCCGATCACGGCGATCGACTCCCGGGACACCCCGCGCCGCACCACCGGCGTCGGCGAGTTCGACCGCGTGCTGGGCGGCGGCATCGTCCCGGGGGCGGCGATCCTGCTCTCCGGCGAGCCCGGAGTGGGCAAGTCCACGCTGCTGCTCGAGGTCGCGGCCGCCAGCGCACGCGCCGGCCGACGCGTGCTCTACGCCAGCGCGGAGGAATCCACCGGCCAGGTGCGACTGCGCGCCGAGCGGACCGGGGCGCTGCACGACGAGCTCTACCTGGCCGCCGAGACCGACCTGGCGACGATCCTGGGGCACATCGACCAGGTCCAGCCCGAGCTGCTGATCGTCGACTCCGTCCAGACCGTGTCCTCGTCCCTCTCCGAGGGCATGGCCGGCCACCCCAGCCAGGTGCGCGAAGTGGCCTCCACGCTGATCCGCGTCGCCAAGGATCGCGGGCTCCCGGTCGTCCTGGTCGGCCACGTGACCAAGGACGGCTCGATCGCTGGCCCACGGATCCTGGAGCACCTCGTCGATGTGGTGTGCCAGTTCGAGGGCGACCGGCAGACGTCGCTGCGGTTCGTGCGCGCTCTGAAGAACCGCTTCGGACCGACCGACGAGGTGGGCTGCTTCGACATGACCGGTGCGGGCATCGCCGAAGTCGCCGATCCCAGCGCCCTCTTCCTCGGTCACGGCAGCCCGGAGCCGGGCACGTGCGTCGCGATCGCCTTGGAGGGCCGCCGCGCCCTGCCGGTCGAGGTGCAGGCGCTGACGATACAGACCACGGCGCCCAACCCCCGGCGGATCGTGAACGGCGTGGACGGCGCGCGCGTGGCGATGGTCCTTGCGGTGCTGGAGAAGAAGGCCAGGATCGTGACCTCGAACTTGGACGTGTACGTCTCGACCGTGGGGGGCGTGCGGTTCACCGAGCCCGCCGCCGACCTGGCCATCGCGATCGCCGTCGCGGGGTCGGTACGCAACCAGTCCGTACCCAAGACGCTCGCCGCGATCGGCGAACTGAGCCTCGCCGGCGAGATCCGCCCGGTGACGCAGACAGCGCAGCGCCGCAGCGAGGCCGCACGCCTGGGCTACAGCGAGTTCATCGACAACCGCTCGCGCACCCTGCGCGGCGCGCTGGACGACGTGCGGGCGCGCAGCAGAGCCGACCCCGGCGGTGACGTTCCGGAGTTCTAG
- a CDS encoding TetR/AcrR family transcriptional regulator produces MSDLTAAAHLAPARRGRPGYDRRQILEIAVDVFIAQGYDATSVASLAARLGLSKSALYHHFDSKEHLLDVALDEALDGLEGVLREPGAREGGAGERLGHVLRGAVGVLVDKLPFVTLLLRVRGNSDVERRALERRRAFDHKITGMMRAAQEEGTVRADVDAAVATRLLFGMVNSIVEWYRPTGPEGAAELAADVMTVALDGLRTR; encoded by the coding sequence ATACGATCGGCGGCAGATCCTCGAAATCGCCGTGGACGTCTTCATCGCGCAGGGCTATGACGCGACCTCGGTCGCGTCATTGGCGGCTCGGCTGGGACTGTCGAAGTCGGCCCTGTACCACCACTTCGATTCCAAGGAGCATCTGCTGGATGTGGCGCTCGATGAGGCCCTCGACGGGCTGGAGGGCGTGCTGCGCGAACCCGGTGCGCGGGAGGGGGGTGCGGGGGAGCGGCTCGGCCACGTGCTGCGGGGAGCGGTCGGGGTCCTGGTGGACAAGCTGCCCTTCGTCACGCTGCTCCTGCGCGTCCGCGGCAACAGCGACGTGGAACGGCGCGCGCTGGAGCGCCGCCGCGCGTTCGATCACAAGATCACCGGAATGATGCGCGCGGCACAGGAGGAGGGCACCGTGCGCGCCGATGTCGACGCCGCGGTCGCGACCCGCCTGCTGTTCGGCATGGTCAACTCGATCGTCGAATGGTACCGGCCGACCGGTCCAGAGGGCGCCGCCGAACTGGCCGCCGACGTGATGACCGTCGCCCTGGACGGGCTGCGCACCCGCTGA
- a CDS encoding aldehyde dehydrogenase family protein codes for MSTFTLINPATAEPIREVPRAGVGDVDAAISRAVAAQRSWAALAPVARADALRAFARVVEAHIEELAGLEVMNSGHPINSARWEASHVAQVLNFYAGAPERLSGRQIPVPGGLDVTFHEPYGVVGIIVPWNFPMTIAAWGFAPALAAGNAVVLKPAELTPLTAMRLGELALQAGLPEGLFQVVTGSGSVVGQRFVTHPDVRKVVFTGSTEVGTDVAAGCARALKPVTLELGGKSANIIFADADLERAAASAPAAVFDNAGQDCCARSRILVQRSVFDRFLELLEPAVADWRVGDPRDEATEMGPLISAAHRDSVIPFVKHSRVAFRGSAPNDPGFWFAPAVVLPDSPRDRVAQHEIFGPVVAVLPFEDEADAVRLANDTIFGLAGSIWTENLGRAVRVSRAVKSGVLSVNSHSSVRYTTPFGGMKASGLGRELGPDAAEHFTETKNVFYATGDA; via the coding sequence GTGAGCACGTTCACCCTGATCAACCCGGCCACCGCCGAGCCCATTCGCGAGGTGCCCCGCGCCGGTGTCGGCGACGTGGATGCGGCGATCTCCCGCGCGGTCGCGGCCCAGCGCTCCTGGGCGGCGCTGGCCCCGGTCGCCCGCGCGGATGCGCTGCGGGCGTTCGCCCGGGTCGTGGAGGCGCACATCGAGGAGCTGGCCGGACTCGAGGTGATGAACTCCGGGCATCCGATCAACTCCGCCCGATGGGAGGCATCCCATGTCGCCCAGGTGCTGAACTTCTACGCCGGAGCGCCTGAGCGTCTGTCCGGTCGGCAGATCCCGGTCCCGGGGGGCCTGGATGTCACCTTCCACGAGCCGTACGGGGTGGTGGGCATCATCGTGCCGTGGAACTTCCCGATGACGATCGCGGCATGGGGCTTCGCGCCCGCGCTGGCGGCGGGCAACGCCGTGGTGCTCAAACCGGCCGAGCTGACACCCCTGACCGCGATGCGACTCGGTGAGCTGGCACTCCAGGCCGGACTGCCGGAGGGGCTGTTCCAGGTGGTCACCGGGTCCGGTTCGGTCGTCGGCCAGCGGTTCGTCACTCACCCGGATGTGCGCAAGGTCGTGTTCACCGGATCGACGGAGGTGGGGACGGATGTCGCGGCCGGCTGCGCTCGTGCGCTCAAGCCCGTCACGCTCGAGCTGGGCGGCAAGAGCGCGAACATCATCTTCGCGGACGCCGACCTGGAGCGCGCCGCCGCGTCGGCGCCGGCCGCCGTGTTCGACAACGCCGGCCAGGACTGCTGCGCGCGCAGTCGCATCCTCGTGCAGCGCTCCGTGTTCGACCGTTTCCTCGAGCTGCTCGAACCCGCCGTCGCCGACTGGCGCGTCGGCGACCCGCGGGACGAGGCGACCGAGATGGGGCCGCTCATCTCGGCTGCGCACCGGGACTCGGTGATCCCGTTCGTGAAGCACTCGCGCGTGGCCTTCCGCGGCTCCGCACCGAACGACCCGGGGTTCTGGTTCGCGCCCGCGGTCGTCCTGCCCGACTCGCCCCGGGACCGGGTGGCGCAGCACGAGATCTTCGGGCCGGTCGTCGCAGTGCTGCCGTTCGAGGACGAGGCCGATGCGGTGCGCCTCGCCAACGACACGATCTTCGGCCTGGCCGGGTCGATCTGGACCGAGAACCTGGGCCGCGCCGTGCGCGTCTCGCGCGCGGTCAAGAGCGGTGTCCTGTCGGTCAACTCCCACTCGTCGGTGCGCTATACGACCCCGTTCGGGGGGATGAAGGCGTCCGGTCTCGGCCGCGAGCTCGGCCCGGACGCGGCGGAGCACTTCACCGAGACCAAGAACGTCTTCTACGCGACCGGAGACGCCTGA
- a CDS encoding GntR family transcriptional regulator, producing MTETPLREVRRAVYRPLREGNALEDTVARLVQTIRLGVVAPGESLPPERELAGRYEVSRDTVREAIRELADTGYLVRRRGRYGGTFVADPLPPAPHPGVVPLDELDDVLGLRRVLEAGAARTAAGRTLTPESRTELWARHEAATAADTAEYRRLDTLLHLTIAEVAGIPSLVALAAENRARVNAWLDTFPLLPRNIEHSNAQHERIVTAILAGRADAAEAAILEHLAGSEALLRGFLA from the coding sequence GTGACCGAGACGCCGCTGCGCGAGGTGCGCCGGGCGGTGTACCGGCCGCTGCGCGAGGGGAACGCGCTCGAAGACACCGTCGCACGTCTGGTGCAGACCATCCGGCTCGGCGTGGTCGCGCCCGGGGAGTCCCTGCCGCCCGAGCGGGAGCTCGCCGGCCGGTACGAGGTCAGTCGCGACACCGTGCGAGAGGCGATCCGCGAGCTCGCCGACACCGGATACCTGGTCCGCCGCCGCGGACGATACGGCGGCACCTTCGTGGCCGACCCGCTGCCGCCGGCGCCGCACCCCGGGGTGGTGCCGCTGGACGAGCTGGACGACGTGCTGGGGCTGCGGCGGGTGCTCGAAGCCGGTGCCGCCCGCACGGCGGCCGGGCGCACCCTGACCCCCGAGTCGCGGACCGAGCTGTGGGCCCGCCACGAAGCGGCAACCGCTGCCGACACCGCGGAGTACCGCCGTCTCGACACCCTGCTGCACCTGACGATCGCGGAGGTCGCCGGCATCCCCTCGCTGGTCGCGCTCGCGGCGGAGAACCGCGCGCGCGTGAACGCCTGGCTGGACACCTTCCCCCTGCTGCCGCGCAACATCGAGCACTCCAACGCTCAGCACGAGCGCATCGTCACGGCGATCCTCGCAGGGCGGGCGGATGCCGCGGAGGCGGCCATCCTGGAACACCTGGCCGGGTCGGAAGCACTGCTGCGCGGCTTCCTCGCCTGA
- a CDS encoding glutamine synthetase family protein, with product MPGNLSAADLNAAIAADRIDTVIVAFADAQGRLVGKRVSARFFQEEVLAHGAEACNYLLSVDVDMNTIDGYAMSSWEKGYGDMMLLPDPATLRRMPWLEGTALVMADLAWQGGEPVVQSPRAILKHQRDRLAERGLTAYAGTELEFLVFDDTYRDAWTRGYRDLKPSTDYNVDYDILASGRLEPLLRDIRRGMDGAGMYSEGVKGECNLGQQEIAFRYAEALETADQHTIYKNGAKEIADKHGKSITFMAKFNEREGNSCHVHLSVRGQDGEPVMAGDGEHGFSPLMGHWIAGILATLREFTLLYAPAINSYKRYQDGSFAPTGVAWGLDNRTCALRVIGHGQSLRVENRVPGGDLNPYLGISAIIAGGLHGVANELPLPEPLAGNAYTAGVDHLPTTLREAAQLFEQSAIARAAFGDDMVDHYLHQARIEVAAYDAAVTDWERIRGFERL from the coding sequence ATGCCAGGAAACCTCAGCGCCGCGGACTTGAACGCTGCCATCGCGGCCGACCGGATCGACACCGTGATCGTCGCGTTCGCCGATGCGCAGGGCCGGCTCGTCGGCAAGCGGGTCTCGGCCCGCTTCTTCCAGGAGGAGGTGCTCGCGCACGGCGCCGAGGCGTGCAACTACCTGCTCTCGGTCGACGTCGACATGAACACCATCGACGGGTATGCGATGTCCAGCTGGGAGAAGGGCTACGGGGACATGATGCTGCTGCCGGACCCGGCGACGCTGCGGCGGATGCCGTGGCTCGAGGGGACCGCGCTGGTCATGGCAGACCTGGCCTGGCAGGGAGGTGAACCGGTCGTCCAGTCGCCGCGCGCGATCCTCAAACACCAGCGTGATCGCCTCGCCGAACGGGGGTTGACCGCATACGCCGGCACCGAGCTGGAGTTCCTGGTCTTCGACGACACCTATCGGGATGCCTGGACGCGCGGCTACCGGGATCTGAAACCGTCGACGGATTACAACGTGGACTACGACATCCTCGCCTCGGGCAGGCTCGAGCCGTTGCTGAGGGACATCCGCCGGGGGATGGACGGCGCCGGGATGTACAGCGAGGGCGTCAAGGGGGAGTGCAACCTCGGTCAGCAGGAGATCGCGTTCCGCTACGCCGAGGCCCTGGAGACGGCCGACCAGCACACCATCTACAAGAACGGGGCGAAGGAGATCGCCGACAAGCACGGCAAGTCGATCACCTTCATGGCCAAATTCAACGAGCGCGAGGGCAACAGCTGCCACGTCCACCTGTCGGTGCGCGGCCAGGATGGGGAGCCGGTGATGGCCGGTGACGGCGAGCACGGGTTCAGCCCGCTGATGGGCCACTGGATCGCCGGCATCCTGGCGACGCTGCGCGAATTCACCCTGCTCTATGCCCCCGCGATCAACTCGTACAAGCGCTACCAGGACGGGTCCTTCGCCCCGACCGGCGTCGCCTGGGGTCTGGACAACCGGACGTGCGCCCTCCGCGTCATCGGCCACGGGCAGTCGCTGCGCGTCGAGAACCGGGTTCCCGGCGGCGACCTCAACCCGTATCTGGGCATCTCTGCGATCATCGCCGGGGGACTGCACGGCGTCGCGAACGAGCTCCCGCTGCCCGAGCCGCTCGCCGGCAACGCGTACACGGCCGGAGTCGACCACCTGCCCACCACGCTGCGCGAAGCGGCGCAGCTGTTCGAGCAGTCCGCGATCGCCCGCGCGGCGTTCGGTGACGACATGGTCGATCACTACCTCCACCAGGCGCGGATCGAAGTCGCGGCGTACGACGCGGCAGTGACCGATTGGGAGCGGATCCGTGGCTTCGAACGACTCTGA
- a CDS encoding amino acid permease, translated as MTQSSNVPARSDSAKVAGATYTRAGEGYFEKRTLKRSAGIWGLWGLAVAAVISGDFSGWNFGIDFAGFGGMLIAFVILVAMYYGMIFSIGEMAAAMPHTGGAYSFARSAMGPWGGLITGAAETIEYVATTAVIVYFSASYADAITTELLNFSMPTWVWWIILYVAFIALNSSGAAISFRFAIVVSIISIGIIVVFSLMSLFTGSFSWDALWNIEPDPGQSAFLPHGFFPILFALPFAMWFFLGIEELPLAAEESHNPVRDIPKAGFWARGTLIVTGLLVLFLNTGVIGAEATGVAAEPLLDGFRAIVGDQLAALLALFALVGLLASLQGIMFAYGRNMYSLSRAGYYPKFLSLTGKRQTPWVALVVGAVIGFVALVVLESLAAVNEGAGAVAGAIVLNIAVWGAVLAYLLQMISFIILRRKFPNASRPYVSPWGVPGAVIAAVIAALIFVGFLLNPTFLPAIIAIGIVYVIILVGFAVSFRHRLVLSPEEEYALSGGTHRDPQAEGYDAMESEVFGDRS; from the coding sequence ATGACTCAGTCCAGCAATGTGCCCGCTCGCAGTGATTCGGCCAAGGTCGCCGGGGCGACCTATACGCGGGCAGGGGAAGGGTATTTCGAGAAGCGGACCCTGAAGCGGTCGGCGGGCATCTGGGGCCTGTGGGGGCTTGCGGTGGCCGCGGTCATCTCGGGTGACTTCTCCGGATGGAACTTCGGCATCGACTTCGCCGGATTCGGGGGCATGCTCATCGCCTTCGTGATCCTCGTGGCGATGTACTACGGCATGATCTTCTCGATCGGCGAGATGGCCGCCGCGATGCCGCACACCGGCGGTGCCTACTCGTTCGCACGATCGGCGATGGGGCCGTGGGGCGGCTTGATCACCGGAGCGGCCGAGACCATCGAGTACGTCGCGACCACCGCGGTCATCGTGTACTTCTCCGCGTCGTACGCCGATGCGATCACGACCGAACTGCTGAACTTCTCGATGCCGACGTGGGTGTGGTGGATCATCCTGTACGTCGCGTTCATCGCGCTGAACTCCTCGGGCGCGGCCATCTCGTTCCGGTTCGCGATCGTGGTCTCGATCATCTCGATCGGCATCATCGTGGTCTTCTCGCTGATGTCCCTGTTCACCGGGTCGTTCTCGTGGGATGCGCTGTGGAACATCGAGCCCGACCCTGGGCAGTCGGCGTTCCTGCCCCACGGCTTCTTCCCCATCCTGTTCGCGCTGCCGTTCGCGATGTGGTTCTTCCTCGGGATCGAAGAGCTGCCGCTGGCCGCGGAGGAATCGCACAACCCGGTCCGCGACATCCCCAAGGCGGGATTCTGGGCGCGCGGCACGCTGATCGTGACGGGTCTGCTGGTGCTGTTCCTGAACACCGGCGTCATCGGCGCCGAGGCGACGGGGGTCGCGGCGGAACCGCTGCTGGACGGGTTCCGCGCGATCGTCGGCGACCAGCTCGCCGCGCTGCTTGCCCTGTTCGCACTGGTCGGACTGCTGGCTTCACTGCAGGGGATCATGTTCGCCTACGGACGCAACATGTACTCGCTCTCGCGTGCCGGGTACTACCCGAAGTTCCTCTCACTCACCGGCAAGCGCCAGACTCCGTGGGTCGCGCTGGTGGTGGGCGCGGTGATCGGCTTCGTCGCCCTGGTGGTGCTGGAGAGCCTGGCTGCCGTCAACGAGGGAGCCGGGGCCGTGGCCGGCGCCATCGTGCTGAACATCGCGGTGTGGGGCGCGGTGCTCGCCTATCTGCTTCAGATGATCTCGTTCATCATCCTGCGCCGGAAGTTCCCGAACGCCAGCCGCCCATATGTCAGCCCGTGGGGGGTGCCCGGTGCCGTGATCGCCGCGGTGATCGCCGCCCTGATCTTCGTCGGCTTCCTGCTGAACCCGACGTTCCTGCCGGCCATCATCGCGATCGGAATCGTCTACGTGATCATCCTGGTCGGCTTCGCCGTGTCCTTCCGGCACCGCCTCGTGCTCTCTCCCGAGGAGGAGTACGCGCTGTCCGGAGGCACGCATCGGGACCCTCAGGCGGAGGGCTATGACGCAATGGAGTCGGAAGTCTTCGGCGACAGGTCCTAG
- a CDS encoding dehydrogenase, producing MASAHDPDPSEVDELPEFRNTALSDALQTQDLAAVAFALRHGPTVVPLIPADAEAESGLEASSADDVWTYRDPRTGQVALLLFSDAANKPASLPAKVALNSPGWLRAFLGLHEEVITTVFFDIAGPHPMQASPAALIAALDA from the coding sequence ATGGCTTCAGCACACGATCCCGACCCGAGCGAGGTCGACGAACTCCCCGAATTCCGCAACACGGCACTCAGCGATGCGCTTCAGACCCAGGATCTCGCCGCGGTCGCCTTCGCCCTGCGACACGGACCCACGGTGGTCCCTCTGATCCCCGCGGATGCCGAGGCGGAATCGGGGCTGGAAGCGTCCAGTGCCGACGACGTGTGGACCTATCGCGATCCGAGAACCGGGCAGGTCGCGCTGCTGCTGTTCAGCGATGCCGCGAACAAGCCGGCCTCCCTTCCGGCCAAGGTCGCGCTGAACAGCCCGGGCTGGCTAAGGGCGTTCCTGGGGCTGCACGAGGAGGTCATCACCACGGTGTTCTTCGACATCGCCGGGCCGCATCCGATGCAGGCCAGCCCCGCCGCGCTCATCGCCGCTCTGGACGCATGA
- a CDS encoding L-lactate dehydrogenase translates to MAVIENSKLTVVGAGSVGSSSAYAALIRGSARHVALYDIATQKVEAEVLDLAHGTQFTGSSDIVGGSDISVVAGSHVVVITAGAKQNPGQTRIELAGVNAGILKKMMPQLLEVAPNAIYVIVTNPCDVLTVLAQQETGLPPERIFASGTVLDTSRLRWKLGQRAGVSTSSVHAYIVGEHGDTEFPLWSKATIGTVPILEWETPGHPPMSADELDHIAVDVRDAAYKVIQGKGATNYAIGLSTARIVEAILGDEHAVMPVSTVLQDYHGVSGVALSVPSVVSASGAVPIHENPFSPHEVGLLRRSADALREVATSLR, encoded by the coding sequence ATGGCTGTCATCGAGAATTCGAAACTGACCGTCGTCGGAGCCGGAAGCGTGGGATCCAGCTCCGCCTACGCCGCCTTGATCCGCGGATCGGCCAGACATGTGGCGCTGTACGACATCGCCACGCAGAAGGTCGAGGCCGAAGTGCTCGACCTCGCCCATGGCACGCAGTTCACCGGCTCCAGCGACATCGTCGGCGGCAGCGACATCTCCGTGGTCGCAGGCTCGCACGTCGTCGTGATCACGGCGGGCGCGAAACAGAACCCCGGCCAGACGCGGATCGAGCTGGCCGGAGTGAACGCCGGCATTCTCAAGAAGATGATGCCGCAGCTGCTGGAGGTGGCACCGAACGCCATCTACGTGATCGTGACCAACCCGTGCGATGTGCTCACCGTGCTCGCCCAGCAGGAGACCGGGCTTCCGCCCGAGCGGATCTTCGCGTCCGGCACCGTCCTGGACACCTCGCGCCTGCGCTGGAAGCTCGGTCAGCGCGCCGGGGTCTCCACCTCCAGCGTGCACGCGTACATCGTCGGCGAGCACGGGGACACCGAGTTCCCGCTGTGGTCCAAGGCGACGATCGGCACCGTCCCGATCCTGGAGTGGGAGACCCCCGGGCACCCTCCGATGAGCGCGGACGAACTGGACCACATCGCCGTGGATGTGCGGGATGCCGCGTACAAGGTCATCCAGGGCAAGGGCGCCACCAACTACGCCATCGGGCTGTCCACCGCACGGATCGTCGAGGCGATCCTCGGCGACGAGCACGCCGTGATGCCGGTCAGTACCGTGCTGCAGGACTATCACGGTGTCAGCGGCGTGGCGCTCTCGGTCCCCTCGGTGGTCAGCGCCTCCGGAGCGGTGCCGATCCACGAAAACCCGTTCTCCCCGCACGAGGTGGGTCTGCTGCGTCGGTCGGCGGACGCGCTGCGCGAGGTCGCCACCTCCCTGCGCTGA
- a CDS encoding 3-oxoacyl-ACP reductase — translation MNVDLTQRLKDRVAVITGGASGIGLATARRFAAEGAFVVVADVDPATGEAAASEVHGVFRRVDVADEAQVNALFDGVAEEFGRLDIAFNNAGISPADDDSIETTELPAWDRVQDVNLKSVYLCSRAALRHMVPAGKGSIINTASFVALLGSATSQISYTASKGGVLAMTRELGVQFARQGVRVNALCPGPVNTPLLQELFAKDPERAQRRLVHVPMGRFAEPEELAAAVAFLASDDASFMTATTFVVDGGITNAYVTPL, via the coding sequence ATGAACGTCGATCTCACCCAGCGACTGAAGGACCGCGTCGCCGTCATCACCGGCGGGGCCAGCGGCATCGGTCTGGCGACGGCCCGGCGGTTCGCCGCCGAAGGCGCGTTCGTCGTGGTCGCCGACGTCGACCCGGCGACCGGGGAGGCCGCGGCATCCGAAGTCCACGGGGTGTTCCGCCGCGTCGATGTCGCCGATGAGGCGCAGGTGAACGCCCTCTTCGACGGCGTGGCGGAGGAGTTCGGCCGTCTCGACATCGCGTTCAACAACGCCGGCATCTCCCCTGCGGATGACGATTCGATCGAGACGACGGAGCTGCCCGCGTGGGATCGCGTGCAGGACGTCAACCTCAAGTCCGTCTACCTGTGCTCGCGCGCGGCGCTGCGCCACATGGTGCCGGCCGGCAAGGGGTCGATCATCAACACCGCCTCCTTCGTCGCGCTGCTGGGCTCGGCGACCTCGCAGATCTCGTACACCGCGTCCAAGGGCGGGGTGCTCGCCATGACGCGGGAGCTCGGGGTCCAGTTCGCGCGCCAGGGCGTCCGGGTGAACGCACTCTGCCCGGGACCGGTCAACACGCCGCTGTTGCAGGAGCTGTTCGCCAAGGACCCCGAACGGGCCCAGCGCCGGCTCGTGCACGTGCCGATGGGCCGATTCGCCGAGCCGGAGGAGCTGGCCGCCGCGGTGGCGTTCCTCGCCTCGGACGATGCGTCGTTCATGACGGCGACGACCTTCGTGGTGGACGGCGGCATCACCAACGCCTACGTCACCCCCCTGTGA